GCAGGGATAGTTATACGTAGAGTCTTGATCTGATTATACGTATAGTTTCAACTGTCTCGTCCCCAGCCTCGCGGATGCTGCACTCCAAAATTCGCCCTCATCGTACGGCTCCCGGACGTGCGATGAGTGGTCGCGGCACAATAAAATAAAAGGCACCAGGCCATGCCCCTTTCATTTGTCGCACAACAAAAACAGTTGTACGACAAATGACGGATTCTGGCGGAAACCTAACTCCCAATCTACATCCTGCACGGCAGTCTCGCGGATATTTCTCTCTAAAATACCCTTTCATCTCAGTGTGCAACCATGCAGGAGTTGCAGTTTTTCGTGTGTTTCGCGTATTTCGTGGTATGATTTTCAATCCCCGTTAATTTATATTGACAATAGGCACACATTTTACTATATTGAAACATGATTTTTTATGATTGGAACAATGTCAAGAATGAACAATTAAAAAAGATTAGAGGAATATCCTTTGAACAAATCACGACTCAAATCGAGACCGGATTTTTACTGGATATTGTCGGGCATCCCAATCAGGAAAAGTATTTGAACCAGCGGATCTATATTGTCGAATATGAAAATTACGCCTATTTGGTGCCCTTTGTTCAAAATAAGAACAGTATTTTTTTGAAAACGATTTATCCCAGCAGAAAAGCGACAATAAAGTATTTGAGGTGAGTTATTGTGAATAATAATAAATATCTGGACGCTGAAGAAAAAGAATATATTGAATCTTATGAAAATGACGAATGGCAGTCCGTAGATGATTTAGAAAGAGAAAAAAAAGCGCACGCACAATATGCGAAAAATTCATCAATTAAAAACAAACGCATCAATATTCGCATGACCGAGCGAGATTTATTAAATTTGAAAGCCGAATCAAAAATACAGGGGCTCCCTTATCAGTCTTTGATCTCGAGTGTTTTACACAAGTATATAAACGGCACACTGGTGGAAAAAGAGTCATAATCGCTATGAGATTTTATCTTGGCCGGTATATTATCAACTGATATATCAATAATTTGTTCAATTACAAGCGCTATCTAAAGAGTTTTTATCTTGAAAGTAGAGGAATTCAAATACAAACTATTTATTGAAATGAGTTTGTGAGTCTTGAAACATCAAAAAAAAGTTGCATTTCAGCAAAGATTTGCGTTTTATATAAGCAGTTCAGATAGCCGGCACCCGCCGGGTATCCCCTGTTTTTTGAATGAGGTTGGTATGAAATGCAGATCAGTTCTGGTTCTCCTGTTGTGGGGGTGTCTGTTGTCAGGCGCCTCTGCCGTCTACGCTGCAGATGTATCTGTCAATGCACGGTTCAGGCAGCTTTACAGTCGTATCGACAGCCTGAAATTATCCTACACCGTCGAATTAACCCCGCAATTCGCCGCCCGCATTACAGATCCCGACCTTGGGTTCAGCGGACTGGTCATTCCGGAGCCGGTCAAATCCTATTGGCAAACCCACAGCCCGGCGCCTCCGGTCAAACCGGGCCGGCTTCTGCCCGATCGCTATGTGTTATCCGGATTTTCCCCGGTCAAGGATCAGGGATATTGCGGCGCCTGCTGGGCGTTTGCGGCGTCCGCTTTGATCGAGTATCATGCCGACAGCAGTGCAGATGTCTCGGAAAAGGAAATGATTGAATGCATCCCGGCAGTGATTGTCAGGAGGGGTGGTACGGATCCGCGTTAAAGTATGCAGAGGTCTACGGGGTGGTGCCGGAGGACTGTTTTCGTTATGATCAGGATGATGACGATGACTGCGGCGATAACTGCACTGATCCGCCGTGGAGAGCCCATGTATCCGGAACGGATTTTTTCGGACGCTGGGCTGTTTCTGATGGCTCCACGGTGGTCCGTTTGAAAAATCTGATTTACGATTACGGTCCGGCGGCGGTGACGATGCAGATTCCGGAGGACGGAACATTTTATGCTTATTCGAGCGGTGTCTATCATCATCCCGGATCCGCCTGGGCGTATACGAGTCATGCGGTGGTTGCGGTGGGATGGGATGATCAAATGGGGGATCACGGTGCGTTCCGGGTGCGCAACAGCTGGGGGACTCGTTGGGGCAAAGACGGTTATTTCTGGATTTCCTATAAAGATGTGACGACCAATGTACAATTCGGCAGTTATGCCTGCAAAGCGCTCACCGGCCGCATCAAATATGAGAATCAGAACACAGCACCGCAGATCACTGATATTACTGTATCTGACAATCCGGTTTCGCTCTACG
This genomic window from candidate division KSB1 bacterium contains:
- a CDS encoding toxin → MIFYDWNNVKNEQLKKIRGISFEQITTQIETGFLLDIVGHPNQEKYLNQRIYIVEYENYAYLVPFVQNKNSIFLKTIYPSRKATIKYLR
- a CDS encoding antitoxin, which codes for MNNNKYLDAEEKEYIESYENDEWQSVDDLEREKKAHAQYAKNSSIKNKRINIRMTERDLLNLKAESKIQGLPYQSLISSVLHKYINGTLVEKES
- a CDS encoding C1 family peptidase; translated protein: MKCRSVLVLLLWGCLLSGASAVYAADVSVNARFRQLYSRIDSLKLSYTVELTPQFAARITDPDLGFSGLVIPEPVKSYWQTHSPAPPVKPGRLLPDRYVLSGFSPVKDQGYCGACWAFAASALIEYHADSSADVSEKEMIECIPAVIVRRGGTDPR